Proteins found in one Methanomassiliicoccus sp. genomic segment:
- a CDS encoding UbiD family decarboxylase has translation MALRDLLTKMKDVVTVDEDVPLDLEVTRMLMKDQTRPVLFPKLHGMRAAGNLWSTRERIAEAMQIKKEQLIPMMLEAMVHPSLPKQVGDAPFMDNVRKEFDLTSLPIPKYFPGDQGRYITSAVAVAEFEGKRNVSFHRMCLLDKRSFALRLVPRHLYTMWKGAQAKGRDLPVAFCMGLCPPILLAAATSTDYGTDEMHIASALKERTLGSPLEVAKLNNGLLVPSQSEIVFEGRITSRMVDEGPFMDITGTYDSVRPAPVFEVDRLYLRKDPLFHLLLPGGYEHYMMMGLPREPIIYRTVNQVVPRVHGVRLTEGGCCWLNGVVSITKNKEGDGINAALAAFSGHPSMKKVTIVDEDIDIFDDRQVEWAEATRFQASRSLLVVNNAAGSSLDPSAEGTTSKIAIDATKPFGAKGFDRAVL, from the coding sequence ATGGCCCTGCGCGATCTTCTTACGAAGATGAAGGACGTGGTAACTGTCGATGAGGACGTTCCCCTGGACCTCGAGGTAACCAGGATGCTGATGAAGGACCAGACCCGTCCGGTCCTGTTCCCCAAGCTCCATGGCATGCGTGCCGCCGGAAACCTGTGGTCCACCCGGGAGAGGATAGCCGAGGCCATGCAGATCAAGAAAGAGCAGCTAATCCCCATGATGCTGGAGGCCATGGTCCATCCCTCCCTGCCCAAGCAGGTGGGTGACGCCCCTTTCATGGACAACGTGAGGAAGGAGTTCGATCTCACTTCCTTACCCATACCCAAGTACTTCCCCGGGGACCAGGGCCGCTACATCACCTCGGCGGTGGCCGTGGCCGAGTTCGAGGGAAAGCGCAACGTGTCCTTCCACCGCATGTGCTTGCTGGACAAGCGCTCCTTCGCCCTCAGGCTGGTCCCCCGGCATCTTTACACGATGTGGAAGGGAGCGCAGGCCAAGGGCAGGGACCTTCCCGTAGCGTTCTGCATGGGCCTGTGCCCGCCCATACTGCTGGCGGCGGCCACCTCCACCGACTACGGCACCGATGAGATGCATATCGCCTCTGCCCTCAAGGAGAGGACCCTGGGGTCGCCCCTGGAGGTCGCCAAGCTCAACAATGGGCTGCTGGTGCCCTCGCAGTCGGAGATAGTGTTCGAGGGGCGCATCACCTCGCGAATGGTCGATGAGGGGCCTTTCATGGACATAACCGGTACGTATGATTCAGTGCGCCCGGCACCGGTGTTCGAGGTGGACCGGCTGTACCTAAGGAAGGACCCCCTGTTCCATCTATTGCTGCCGGGCGGATACGAGCATTACATGATGATGGGGTTGCCGAGGGAGCCGATCATATACCGCACCGTGAACCAGGTGGTCCCCCGCGTCCACGGCGTTCGCCTCACCGAGGGCGGATGCTGCTGGCTCAATGGAGTGGTGTCCATAACCAAGAACAAGGAAGGCGACGGCATCAATGCCGCTCTGGCCGCGTTCTCCGGTCACCCGTCCATGAAGAAGGTGACCATCGTTGATGAGGACATCGACATCTTTGACGACCGTCAGGTGGAATGGGCGGAGGCCACCCGGTTCCAGGCCTCACGATCCCTCCTGGTCGTCAACAACGCTGCCGGCTCCTCCCTGGACCCCTCGGCCGAGGGGACCACATCGAAGATCGCGATCGATGCCACCAAGCCCTTCGGGGCCAAGGGCTTCGACCGCGCCGTGCTGTGA
- a CDS encoding alpha/beta fold hydrolase, whose translation MNIERVEIKSRGFQVPGILVSPAAPKGAAVITHGYGGCKEEMLGLAWRVAEQGLAACTIDLRGHGEHQLTMDDEFLADMETTIRYYRTFGKVVAIGHSLGGRLALLSDADYAIGISPPLDPDYCARTRELLHKVRSYRVKQERPSAVFDYLKSLPATGSDLSGRTLIIYGSRDVAEIVDSCNDLRAKGGNVLRIEEARHGDTHQLESTFSAISHQLATWFEGNGNNATERS comes from the coding sequence ATGAACATTGAGAGAGTTGAGATCAAGTCCCGAGGTTTCCAGGTGCCTGGCATCCTCGTCTCACCTGCCGCACCCAAGGGTGCAGCGGTGATCACCCACGGCTATGGCGGCTGCAAGGAGGAGATGCTGGGCCTGGCCTGGAGGGTCGCCGAGCAGGGACTGGCAGCGTGCACCATCGACCTGAGAGGGCATGGGGAGCACCAGCTGACCATGGACGACGAGTTCCTCGCCGACATGGAGACCACGATACGGTACTATCGTACGTTCGGGAAGGTGGTGGCTATTGGTCACTCCCTGGGAGGCCGCCTGGCGTTGCTGAGCGATGCCGACTACGCCATCGGCATCTCGCCCCCGCTCGATCCCGATTACTGCGCCAGGACGCGGGAGCTGCTGCACAAGGTGAGAAGTTACCGCGTCAAGCAGGAACGCCCCAGCGCGGTGTTCGACTACCTCAAGAGCCTTCCAGCGACCGGCAGCGACCTCTCCGGACGAACCTTGATAATCTATGGATCAAGGGACGTGGCGGAGATCGTGGACTCCTGCAACGATCTCAGGGCCAAGGGAGGGAACGTGCTCCGCATCGAGGAGGCGCGGCACGGAGATACTCACCAACTGGAGAGCACCTTCTCCGCCATCTCACACCAGCTGGCCACGTGGTTCGAGGGCAATGGGAATAACGCGACAGAACGCTCATAA
- a CDS encoding cupin domain-containing protein — MFIPCSGTKSHDALPGVVRRQAAIAEGVQLIEFRMSRGAVIPWHDHVNEQVGMVVSGRIVLTIGEDAMTLGPGDGYVIPSGVEHTVEVLEDSVALDVFSPPRDDYRDFVP, encoded by the coding sequence ATGTTCATCCCCTGTAGTGGGACCAAGAGCCATGACGCGTTGCCCGGCGTGGTGAGGCGGCAGGCAGCGATAGCCGAGGGCGTCCAGCTGATCGAGTTCAGAATGAGCAGGGGTGCGGTCATCCCCTGGCATGACCATGTCAACGAACAGGTAGGCATGGTTGTCAGCGGAAGAATCGTTCTGACCATCGGCGAGGATGCTATGACCCTAGGCCCAGGTGACGGTTACGTGATACCGTCAGGAGTGGAGCATACCGTCGAGGTGCTCGAGGACTCCGTGGCCCTGGACGTGTTCTCCCCGCCCCGCGACGACTACCGGGACTTTGTCCCGTGA
- a CDS encoding glutamate--tRNA ligase, with amino-acid sequence MSADLREVIRKYALQNAALYGGKANPKAVMGKVLAEQPELRSRAKDVAATADEVCREIAGLPFDEVRGLAEASDPDLFKKTKTERKHELPELPGAVEGKVVMRVAPGPSGPLHIGHTRVSILNDEYVRRYKGKYIDRLEDTNPDKIDPDAYKLIPEDLKWLGVEIHETVVQSDRFELYYDIARQLIDKGKAYICTCEAEPWREMKEKGQACPHRDQSPEEGHELLDRMLSHSFGEEEAVLVVKTDLAHPNPAIRDFIGLRIVDSVLHPRTGDRYTVYPMMNFSVAVDDHLLGLTHVIRGKDHLNNTLRQEYIFDYFGWKKPWYHHYGLVHIPDAILKTSAIRQGILRGEYAGWDDVRLGTVRAMAKRGIKAEAIRRYWIDVGMKEVDIEFAWDNLYAFNKQIIDPIASRYFFVWDPQVLEITGTDRIEARSPVHPDHPERGTRDHVLAPPIKVYLTAEDLAGFKERGTVRLKDLCNLRWEDGHGVYTGNDHNVLREGVKIAHWAPCDGMKGEVHMPDGTVRSGIMERIPCEETDKVVQFERFGFSRIESLSPKVLAYFTQ; translated from the coding sequence ATGTCCGCCGATCTCCGAGAGGTCATCAGGAAGTATGCGCTCCAGAACGCCGCCCTATATGGGGGCAAGGCCAATCCCAAGGCCGTCATGGGGAAGGTGCTGGCCGAGCAGCCGGAGCTACGCTCCCGCGCCAAGGATGTCGCAGCGACCGCGGACGAGGTATGCCGGGAGATAGCCGGCCTGCCCTTCGATGAGGTACGCGGCCTCGCCGAGGCCTCGGACCCCGACCTTTTCAAGAAGACCAAGACGGAGAGAAAGCACGAGCTTCCGGAGCTGCCGGGAGCCGTAGAGGGCAAGGTGGTCATGCGCGTAGCACCAGGCCCGTCGGGACCGCTTCATATCGGCCACACCCGGGTCTCCATCCTCAACGACGAATATGTTAGGAGGTACAAGGGCAAGTACATCGACAGGTTAGAGGACACCAACCCTGACAAGATCGATCCCGATGCCTACAAGCTGATACCGGAGGACCTGAAGTGGCTGGGCGTGGAGATCCACGAGACAGTGGTCCAGTCGGATCGTTTCGAGCTGTACTATGATATTGCCCGCCAGCTGATCGATAAGGGCAAGGCGTACATCTGCACCTGCGAGGCCGAACCTTGGAGGGAGATGAAGGAGAAGGGGCAGGCATGCCCCCATCGCGATCAGAGCCCCGAGGAGGGGCACGAGCTCCTGGACAGGATGCTGTCGCACTCCTTCGGGGAGGAGGAGGCGGTGCTGGTGGTCAAGACCGATCTCGCGCACCCCAACCCCGCCATAAGGGACTTCATAGGTCTGCGCATCGTGGACTCCGTCCTCCACCCCCGCACCGGGGACCGTTATACTGTTTACCCCATGATGAACTTCTCCGTGGCCGTGGACGACCACCTCCTGGGGCTCACCCACGTCATCCGGGGCAAGGACCACCTCAACAACACCCTACGCCAGGAGTACATCTTCGATTACTTCGGATGGAAAAAGCCCTGGTACCACCACTACGGTTTAGTGCACATACCTGACGCCATTCTCAAGACCTCGGCCATTCGCCAGGGTATACTCAGGGGAGAGTACGCGGGCTGGGACGACGTGCGCCTGGGAACGGTGCGGGCGATGGCCAAGAGAGGCATCAAGGCCGAGGCCATCCGCCGCTACTGGATCGATGTAGGCATGAAGGAAGTGGACATCGAGTTCGCCTGGGACAACCTCTACGCCTTCAACAAGCAGATCATCGATCCTATCGCCTCACGTTATTTCTTCGTGTGGGACCCTCAGGTCCTGGAGATAACGGGTACCGACCGCATCGAGGCCCGATCGCCCGTTCACCCCGATCATCCCGAGAGGGGGACCCGGGACCACGTGCTCGCTCCACCCATAAAGGTCTACCTCACCGCGGAGGACCTGGCCGGGTTCAAGGAGAGGGGGACCGTGCGCCTCAAGGACCTGTGCAACCTCCGGTGGGAGGACGGTCATGGAGTGTACACCGGCAACGATCACAACGTTCTCCGCGAAGGGGTCAAGATTGCTCACTGGGCACCCTGCGATGGGATGAAAGGGGAGGTCCACATGCCGGACGGTACGGTGAGGTCAGGCATCATGGAGAGGATACCCTGCGAAGAGACGGACAAGGTGGTGCAGTTCGAGAGGTTCGGGTTCTCGCGCATCGAGTCACTATCCCCCAAGGTGCTCGCCTACTTCACCCAGTGA